One window of the Microbulbifer sp. Q7 genome contains the following:
- a CDS encoding RDD family protein: MPATSQIAADIQGLDTLFEIETPEGIDLTSRVAGPLPRILAYSVDLFYRTLILLILGIAMSVAGDAGVGMWLLVSFLLEWFYPVLFEVLRGGQTPGKRAFSIAVINDNLTPIGWGPSIMRNLLRFADFLPFGYFAGIISMTCSRDFRRLGDHAAGTLVVYRESPAASTDLPAVPPVPPPRGLALEDQQAIVSLSQRHRALSRPRQQELADLLQPITGKTGDAGLGRLYGIGRWLLGERAAEEVAPRATRQAGDQ; this comes from the coding sequence ATGCCAGCCACGTCCCAAATAGCGGCCGATATCCAGGGTCTCGACACCCTGTTCGAGATCGAAACGCCAGAAGGGATCGACCTCACCTCCCGCGTTGCGGGGCCTTTGCCGCGTATACTCGCCTACTCCGTGGACCTGTTCTACCGCACGCTGATTCTGCTGATCCTCGGTATAGCAATGAGCGTGGCCGGCGATGCGGGTGTGGGCATGTGGCTGCTGGTGTCGTTCTTGCTAGAGTGGTTCTACCCGGTTTTGTTTGAGGTGTTGCGCGGTGGACAAACCCCGGGCAAGCGCGCGTTTTCCATTGCAGTGATCAACGACAACCTCACCCCCATCGGCTGGGGGCCGTCGATCATGCGCAACCTACTGCGGTTCGCAGACTTCCTGCCATTCGGCTACTTCGCCGGTATTATCAGCATGACCTGCAGCCGGGATTTCCGGCGCCTGGGCGACCATGCCGCTGGCACCCTGGTGGTGTACCGGGAATCCCCCGCGGCATCCACCGATTTGCCCGCGGTGCCGCCGGTGCCCCCACCCCGGGGGCTGGCACTGGAAGATCAGCAGGCCATCGTAAGCCTCAGCCAACGTCACCGCGCACTGAGCCGCCCGCGGCAACAGGAGCTGGCAGACCTGCTGCAGCCGATCACCGGCAAAACCGGTGACGCGGGGCTCGGCCGGTTATACGGTATTGGCCGCTGGCTGCTTGGCGAACGTGCCGCAGAAGAGGTTGCGCCGCGCGCAACAAGACAGGCAGGTGACCAGTGA
- a CDS encoding MoxR family ATPase, translating into MSETTLETTPAHHADTRPAGVDHWQRASDQVNTLRARINQVVIGQQPVVDQVLIALLAGGHVLLEGVPGLGKTLLVRSLARGFGGAFRRIQFTPDLMPADVTGHAIYHMAESRFEVRRGPVFTNLLLADEINRAPAKTQAALLEVMQEHQVTIDGETHATPRPFMVLATQNPVEQEGTYPLPEAELDRFLLKVLIDFPSQQAEEQLAAAASGGHIERTLRDSVQPVFDADALQQLQALVPQIQVDQQVLAYAVRLVRATRESSQLRRAAGPRASIGLILAARAHALLQGRDFVLPDDIKAMAIPVMRHRVAVSPDMEIDGETADSVLSQIIESVEAPRL; encoded by the coding sequence ATGAGCGAAACCACTCTGGAAACAACACCCGCCCATCACGCAGACACTCGCCCCGCTGGTGTCGATCACTGGCAGCGTGCCAGCGACCAGGTCAACACCTTGCGCGCACGTATCAACCAGGTGGTTATCGGCCAGCAACCGGTGGTGGATCAGGTGCTGATCGCACTGCTCGCCGGCGGCCACGTATTGCTGGAAGGAGTACCTGGGCTCGGTAAAACCCTGCTGGTGCGAAGCCTGGCGCGCGGCTTTGGCGGTGCATTCCGTCGCATCCAGTTCACCCCCGACCTGATGCCCGCGGATGTCACCGGCCACGCCATTTACCACATGGCAGAGAGCCGCTTCGAAGTGCGCCGCGGCCCGGTGTTCACCAACCTGCTGCTGGCCGACGAAATTAATCGCGCGCCGGCCAAAACCCAGGCGGCGCTGCTGGAAGTCATGCAGGAGCATCAGGTCACCATCGACGGCGAAACCCATGCCACCCCCCGACCGTTCATGGTGCTCGCCACCCAGAACCCGGTAGAACAGGAAGGTACCTATCCACTGCCGGAGGCTGAACTGGACCGGTTTCTGCTCAAGGTCCTGATTGATTTCCCCAGCCAGCAGGCGGAAGAACAGCTTGCGGCCGCCGCCAGCGGCGGTCATATCGAGCGCACCCTGCGGGACTCGGTACAGCCGGTGTTTGACGCCGATGCACTGCAACAACTGCAGGCGCTGGTACCGCAAATCCAGGTGGATCAACAGGTGCTGGCGTACGCCGTGCGCCTGGTACGGGCCACCCGGGAATCCTCGCAGTTGCGCCGCGCCGCCGGGCCGCGCGCCAGTATCGGCCTGATCCTCGCGGCCCGCGCGCACGCCCTGCTGCAGGGACGTGACTTCGTGCTGCCGGACGACATCAAGGCCATGGCTATCCCCGTGATGCGCCATCGGGTCGCGGTCTCCCCAGATATGGAGATCGACGGCGAAACTGCCGATTCGGTGCTGAGCCAGATCATCGAATCCGTGGAGGCCCCGCGGCTGTGA
- a CDS encoding LuxR C-terminal-related transcriptional regulator, which translates to MAEQTPQTQLLKNVWQSRKALFAKHQTELGKFRVDALVSSIFSNGPFYHYVFDLCDLNLLYCSAEVEQIHGLKLESLTFQDILDQVHPEDMDFVSRAEATAIRLFQDKIGMHKITDYKISYCFRFRVKDGDYHLFNHQAIVLTTDQQGRVGKALNVHTDISHLTDSNNRRLSLIGMNGEPSYLDLSVDGEVTNPVPQPPRFTPREVTVIQRIAKGMTSAEIGRELLLSEYTIKNHRKRILKKAGCQNMSQLIALCITEGLI; encoded by the coding sequence GTGGCCGAACAGACCCCTCAGACCCAGTTGTTGAAGAACGTCTGGCAGAGCCGCAAGGCGCTGTTCGCCAAGCACCAGACCGAGCTGGGGAAGTTCAGGGTAGATGCGCTGGTTAGCTCTATTTTCAGCAATGGACCGTTTTATCACTATGTGTTTGATCTGTGTGACCTCAACCTGCTGTACTGCAGCGCGGAAGTGGAGCAGATTCACGGGCTGAAGCTGGAGTCCCTCACCTTCCAGGATATTCTCGATCAGGTGCACCCGGAGGATATGGATTTCGTCTCCCGCGCCGAGGCGACCGCCATCCGCCTGTTCCAGGATAAAATCGGCATGCACAAGATTACCGATTACAAGATTTCCTACTGCTTCCGGTTTCGCGTCAAGGACGGTGACTATCACCTGTTCAATCACCAGGCCATCGTGTTAACCACCGATCAACAGGGCAGGGTGGGCAAGGCGCTCAACGTGCATACCGACATCTCCCACCTGACCGACAGCAACAATCGTCGCCTTTCACTGATCGGAATGAATGGTGAGCCCTCCTACCTGGACCTCAGTGTCGACGGCGAAGTCACCAATCCCGTGCCTCAGCCTCCCAGATTCACCCCGCGCGAGGTGACCGTTATCCAGCGGATCGCCAAGGGCATGACCAGTGCAGAGATCGGGCGCGAATTGCTGCTCTCGGAGTACACCATCAAGAATCACCGCAAGCGAATCCTGAAAAAGGCCGGCTGCCAGAACATGAGCCAGCTGATTGCTCTGTGCATCACAGAGGGCCTTATTTAA
- a CDS encoding DUF2237 family protein, giving the protein MAIALEMHESKNVFGEALIPCSRDPLTGFFRDGCCNTNDQDMGSHTVCVEVTKDFLRFSSERGNDLSTPVEEFGFPGLNPGDRWCLCAARWLEAQQADMAPRVYLQRTHQRALEIVPLELLRQYAVDLN; this is encoded by the coding sequence ATGGCGATAGCACTGGAAATGCACGAATCAAAAAACGTCTTTGGTGAGGCGCTGATCCCCTGTAGCCGCGATCCCCTGACCGGTTTTTTCCGCGATGGATGTTGCAATACCAATGATCAGGATATGGGGTCGCACACGGTGTGTGTGGAGGTGACAAAGGATTTTCTGCGGTTTTCCAGCGAGCGCGGTAATGACCTGAGCACGCCGGTGGAAGAGTTCGGTTTTCCCGGCCTGAATCCGGGCGATCGCTGGTGCCTGTGCGCCGCGCGTTGGCTCGAGGCACAGCAGGCGGACATGGCGCCGCGGGTTTACCTGCAGCGCACCCACCAGCGCGCGCTGGAAATTGTTCCTTTAGAGCTGCTGCGCCAGTACGCGGTGGATTTGAACTAG
- a CDS encoding DUF2939 domain-containing protein, producing MGKWLLRTGLAVVLVGGVYAALPWYSAHRLIEAAHHEDTAALERYVDFPVLRANIRARIQAKLQQSMGEDIPPDLGGLFAAGADLLLGPLVDRLISAQGIADLIQGQKDWRAFERDLERVFGGTGRQPQTPPPQRREEVVEDTTAAEHDHHWQLRRWYFSGPNTVSVICGNKVDETGVKLSLQRNGWRWQLVDMVLIDTENGEI from the coding sequence ATGGGAAAGTGGTTGTTGCGTACCGGGCTGGCGGTAGTGCTAGTGGGCGGTGTATATGCGGCGTTGCCCTGGTACTCCGCGCACCGGCTGATCGAGGCCGCCCATCACGAAGACACCGCGGCACTCGAGCGGTATGTAGATTTCCCGGTGTTGCGGGCGAACATACGCGCGCGTATTCAAGCGAAACTGCAGCAATCCATGGGTGAAGATATCCCCCCGGATCTGGGTGGTCTGTTTGCGGCCGGCGCTGATCTGCTGCTGGGGCCGCTGGTGGACCGGCTGATCAGCGCCCAAGGCATTGCCGACCTGATTCAGGGGCAGAAGGACTGGCGGGCGTTCGAGCGGGATCTGGAGCGGGTATTTGGCGGCACCGGCCGGCAGCCACAAACGCCCCCGCCGCAGCGCCGCGAGGAAGTGGTCGAAGACACGACAGCCGCTGAACATGACCATCACTGGCAACTGCGCCGCTGGTACTTCAGCGGGCCCAATACCGTGTCGGTAATCTGTGGCAACAAAGTGGATGAAACGGGTGTAAAACTGTCACTGCAACGGAATGGTTGGCGCTGGCAATTGGTGGATATGGTTTTGATCGATACAGAAAACGGGGAAATTTGA
- a CDS encoding DUF4129 domain-containing protein, producing MNLDRLAVRARPRSGWESVDLGILLARPLWWQLAALWLLPAAALFLLLGLIFPGSPNWVIFAVWWMKPAFERLPLLVASRKLFNEPMRNRAALAQFRAANRHDWLAWLTWRRLSFTRAFDLPVTVLEHAQGKTRATRIALLHRNAASTASWLHIVGVHVEMILVMGLAALFYLMLPAQLEIDWIPLVSDNSVLSAWIANGLTLLVMAAVAPFYVCGGFMLYIGRRVELEAWDIEIQFRKLRARLDAQQKRPRKAPTTRAATVASLACAVTLVWMSAMLVPQPAHADIVTPGQAETVIDEVLADEDFHQREQVSHWRLKTFESREYPIPAWFIAFIEWLEGLGGDEEVGSESAFWPLLAGIIEVLLWTTAIALVAYLLWRYRDHLRALLGYRAPEQAAARPHPQTLFGLDVRRESLPEDVTREVLALWQAGHQRDAMGLLYRASLSNLISQFDCAFRDHHTEAECAQLVRDEAGQDPRLQPALVHFFSQLTAVWQRQAYAHQPPARAQLESLCTQWQQVFREREAAS from the coding sequence TTGAACCTCGACCGTCTCGCCGTGCGCGCACGACCGCGCTCCGGCTGGGAGTCGGTTGACCTCGGCATCCTGCTCGCGCGCCCGCTGTGGTGGCAACTGGCGGCACTCTGGTTGCTGCCGGCCGCTGCCCTGTTTTTACTGCTGGGGCTCATCTTTCCGGGCAGCCCAAACTGGGTAATTTTTGCGGTCTGGTGGATGAAGCCGGCGTTTGAGCGGCTGCCGCTGCTGGTGGCAAGCCGCAAGCTGTTCAACGAACCCATGCGTAACCGCGCAGCGTTGGCACAGTTTCGCGCTGCCAATCGCCACGACTGGCTTGCCTGGCTGACCTGGCGACGACTCAGCTTTACCCGCGCCTTCGATCTACCGGTGACGGTGCTGGAGCATGCACAGGGAAAGACACGCGCGACCCGCATCGCCCTGCTGCACCGCAATGCCGCCAGTACCGCCAGCTGGCTGCATATCGTCGGTGTGCATGTGGAAATGATCCTGGTGATGGGCCTTGCGGCCTTGTTTTACCTGATGCTGCCGGCACAGCTGGAGATTGACTGGATACCCCTCGTCAGCGACAACAGTGTGCTGTCTGCCTGGATCGCCAATGGCCTCACCCTGCTGGTGATGGCCGCGGTCGCGCCGTTTTATGTGTGTGGCGGGTTCATGCTGTATATCGGCCGGCGCGTTGAGTTGGAGGCCTGGGATATCGAAATCCAGTTCCGAAAATTGCGCGCCCGTCTCGACGCACAGCAGAAACGCCCGCGCAAAGCCCCCACTACCCGCGCCGCGACCGTCGCATCGCTCGCCTGCGCTGTGACCCTGGTATGGATGAGCGCAATGCTCGTACCACAGCCGGCGCACGCGGATATCGTCACCCCCGGCCAGGCAGAAACCGTGATCGACGAGGTGCTGGCAGACGAGGATTTTCACCAGCGCGAGCAGGTCAGCCACTGGCGCTTGAAAACCTTTGAATCCCGCGAGTATCCCATCCCCGCCTGGTTTATCGCGTTTATCGAGTGGCTGGAAGGGCTGGGCGGTGATGAAGAGGTTGGCAGCGAGAGCGCATTCTGGCCCTTGCTCGCCGGTATTATTGAAGTGCTGCTGTGGACCACGGCCATCGCCCTCGTGGCCTACTTGCTGTGGCGTTACCGCGATCACCTGCGCGCACTGCTCGGCTACCGCGCACCGGAGCAGGCCGCCGCGCGTCCGCACCCACAAACCCTGTTCGGGCTGGATGTGCGCCGCGAGAGCCTGCCGGAAGATGTGACCCGCGAGGTACTGGCTCTGTGGCAGGCCGGCCACCAGCGCGACGCCATGGGGCTACTGTACCGCGCCAGCCTGTCGAACCTGATCTCGCAATTCGATTGCGCCTTCCGCGATCACCACACGGAAGCGGAGTGTGCACAACTGGTGCGGGATGAAGCCGGGCAGGACCCGCGTTTGCAGCCGGCACTTGTGCATTTTTTCAGCCAGCTTACCGCTGTCTGGCAGCGCCAGGCTTACGCACATCAGCCACCTGCGCGCGCGCAACTGGAATCCCTGTGCACACAGTGGCAACAGGTTTTCCGTGAGCGGGAGGCAGCATCGTGA
- a CDS encoding DUF4350 domain-containing protein, with amino-acid sequence MKLSRLAIFITLLLVAVASGLFLVFFERHTEEVDRGFGPEARRNPYLAAHRFLDRVGIHHRRADNISVLATLNDGDALFLASSSQIYNADRLREFLDWIESGGHAIVIAHQGTGDHEQDLLLQALELEVTEGDLDLYFNRQLREVFGEEASELQGKTVSELMREHNRKLRAEQRSNGDSGGNGNDKSEHSSAPQEGAASFEASSAGSEPHDAQPHEAEPRNPDIDPERLINLTSDGGSSYALYFNPRTALTHEMMGQTSDVDVDGEPLHWVAFQNIPTLSPLVYYERGRGRLTLMTDGSLWQNDRIGEFDHAYFLAHLVGERDLVMVTRPRFDTLGTLIQRYALELLVAGLLALAAWIANRSRRFGPLALAPARERRSLLEHIRACGQFYWRQNRGERLFERARTPLRTKLSGSRPCDGTEQQQVAASVAEKTGLAAAEIIHTLWGPAPRTQEDFTARLRSIQIIEAAL; translated from the coding sequence GTGAAACTGAGCCGGCTCGCTATCTTCATCACCCTGCTGCTGGTCGCCGTTGCCAGTGGCCTGTTTTTGGTTTTTTTCGAGCGACACACCGAGGAGGTGGATCGCGGGTTTGGCCCCGAGGCACGGCGCAACCCCTATCTCGCCGCTCATCGCTTCCTCGACCGGGTCGGCATTCACCATCGCCGCGCCGACAATATTTCCGTGCTCGCCACCCTTAACGACGGCGATGCCCTGTTTCTCGCCAGCTCCAGCCAGATCTACAATGCTGATCGCCTGCGCGAATTCTTGGACTGGATCGAATCCGGTGGCCACGCCATCGTCATCGCCCACCAGGGCACCGGCGACCACGAGCAGGATCTGTTGCTGCAGGCTCTGGAGCTGGAAGTCACCGAGGGCGACCTGGATCTCTACTTTAACCGGCAACTGCGGGAAGTATTCGGCGAAGAGGCCAGTGAGCTGCAGGGCAAAACGGTGAGTGAACTCATGCGCGAGCACAACCGCAAACTCCGCGCAGAGCAACGCAGCAACGGTGACAGCGGTGGCAACGGCAACGATAAGAGCGAACACAGCAGCGCGCCGCAGGAGGGAGCCGCATCCTTCGAAGCTTCGTCTGCTGGCTCCGAGCCGCACGACGCTCAGCCACACGAAGCGGAGCCGCGCAACCCGGATATCGACCCCGAGCGCCTGATCAACCTCACCAGTGACGGTGGCAGCAGCTACGCGCTCTATTTCAATCCACGCACCGCGCTCACCCACGAAATGATGGGCCAGACCAGCGATGTCGATGTAGACGGAGAGCCTCTGCACTGGGTGGCATTCCAGAATATTCCCACCCTGTCACCGCTGGTGTACTACGAGCGTGGCCGCGGCCGACTGACACTGATGACCGACGGCAGCCTGTGGCAAAACGATCGTATCGGGGAATTTGACCACGCCTATTTTCTCGCCCATCTAGTCGGCGAGCGCGACCTGGTGATGGTCACCCGGCCGCGCTTCGACACGCTGGGCACCCTGATTCAGCGCTATGCCCTGGAACTGCTGGTTGCCGGGCTACTCGCACTGGCGGCGTGGATCGCCAACCGCAGCCGGCGCTTCGGACCGCTGGCACTGGCGCCCGCCAGGGAGCGGCGCTCCCTGCTGGAACACATCCGCGCCTGCGGACAATTTTACTGGCGCCAGAACCGGGGTGAGCGGCTGTTCGAGCGCGCGCGTACGCCGCTGCGTACAAAGCTCAGCGGAAGCCGCCCGTGCGATGGCACAGAACAGCAACAAGTTGCTGCCTCTGTGGCAGAAAAAACCGGCCTCGCCGCAGCAGAAATCATCCACACCCTGTGGGGGCCCGCACCCCGCACTCAGGAAGACTTTACCGCGCGCCTGCGCAGCATTCAGATCATTGAGGCCGCCCTATGA
- a CDS encoding LuxR C-terminal-related transcriptional regulator, which translates to MADDVLQPEEILTQQASPTIPELFTSGRFGTLHQRSELDRFVATVFGSGGTFYYAIDLSVQEQPLQASPSMEAILGLAPSATTIEAILDRIHPQDMTFATQAEKAALVVLQQKIGPQQIKDYKVSFTARMQTADGRYRLFNHQAIVLATDNCGTPVRLLRIHTDISHLASHNNYKVSLLSLLGGEDYLNLDVPAKAEHSAEMHAKFTRRELEIVDLLAAGKTSLEIARLMNISPHTVKNHRKNILRKANCKSTSQLVSRYISEGMGE; encoded by the coding sequence ATGGCAGACGATGTTTTACAACCGGAAGAAATCCTGACGCAGCAGGCGTCGCCCACCATTCCCGAGCTCTTCACCAGCGGCCGCTTTGGCACACTGCATCAGCGCAGTGAGCTGGACCGCTTTGTTGCTACCGTCTTTGGATCGGGTGGCACTTTTTACTATGCCATTGATCTGTCTGTGCAGGAGCAACCGCTACAAGCAAGCCCATCTATGGAGGCCATTCTTGGCCTTGCGCCGAGTGCAACCACGATCGAGGCCATTCTCGACCGAATCCATCCGCAGGATATGACATTTGCAACGCAAGCAGAAAAAGCGGCGCTGGTAGTTCTGCAGCAAAAAATTGGTCCGCAGCAGATAAAAGACTACAAGGTCTCGTTTACCGCCAGGATGCAAACCGCCGATGGACGTTACCGCCTGTTCAATCACCAGGCGATTGTGCTGGCCACGGACAATTGCGGCACACCCGTCAGACTACTCCGTATCCACACGGATATTTCTCACCTGGCCAGTCACAATAATTACAAAGTGTCTTTGCTAAGCCTTCTCGGCGGTGAAGATTATTTAAATTTGGATGTGCCCGCCAAAGCGGAGCATTCTGCAGAGATGCACGCAAAATTCACCAGGCGGGAACTGGAAATCGTGGACCTGCTAGCCGCAGGAAAAACCAGCCTGGAGATCGCCAGGCTCATGAACATTTCTCCACATACGGTAAAGAATCACCGGAAAAACATTCTCCGCAAGGCCAACTGTAAATCCACCAGCCAGCTTGTTTCCCGATATATCAGCGAGGGAATGGGGGAGTGA
- a CDS encoding DUF58 domain-containing protein: MKPSPLLIRLLLIAAACALLVSAARIWWPAAAGLLSSAWWFGLAALTLAALLDFATGRHIDGLSDGLSGHRHLPGNLALGVEQVIGVRLHNRGTRPLSLLVSDQLPAQLRSSDLPLRVMLNPGQDIHTHYHATPVQRGRAGFGYLELLASSPWKLWQRRVLLGEPQEVKVYPNFLGISSLQALSTEQSLRYLGVHQQQRRGEGLDFRQLREYRRGDSQRQVDWRASARMQKLISREYQDERDQEIIFLLDCGRRMRARDGELSHFDHALNALLLSAYVAIRQGDAVGLQCFAGTHSRLPPVKGEGGINLLLNHVYDIHSGTAHSDYTAAAEQLLARQQRRALVILLTNVRDEDSEDLTSAVQQLSRHHLVMVACLRERALDQLLEQPVADFDSALLYSAGRDFSACRERLLQQLRARNTILADALPSEMHLSLVEAYWQLKRSGRL; the protein is encoded by the coding sequence GTGAAGCCCTCGCCACTGCTCATCCGCTTGCTGCTGATTGCCGCCGCCTGTGCCCTGCTGGTCAGCGCCGCGCGCATCTGGTGGCCGGCGGCCGCGGGATTGCTCAGCAGTGCCTGGTGGTTTGGATTGGCCGCGCTGACACTCGCTGCGCTGCTGGACTTTGCCACCGGGCGACACATAGATGGCCTCAGCGATGGCCTCAGCGGGCACCGCCACCTGCCGGGCAATCTCGCCCTGGGTGTGGAGCAGGTGATCGGTGTGCGGCTGCACAACCGCGGTACCCGTCCACTTAGCCTGCTGGTATCCGACCAGCTCCCCGCGCAGCTGCGCAGCAGCGACTTACCCCTGCGGGTTATGCTCAACCCGGGCCAGGATATTCACACCCACTACCACGCCACGCCGGTGCAGCGTGGGCGCGCGGGTTTCGGGTATCTGGAACTGCTCGCCAGTTCGCCGTGGAAATTGTGGCAACGCCGGGTGCTGCTTGGGGAACCGCAGGAGGTCAAGGTCTACCCGAACTTCCTCGGCATCTCCTCGCTGCAGGCATTATCCACCGAGCAATCCCTGCGCTATCTGGGCGTACACCAGCAACAACGCCGCGGCGAAGGTCTGGATTTCCGTCAGCTGCGGGAGTACCGCCGTGGCGACAGCCAGCGCCAGGTGGACTGGCGGGCCAGCGCGCGTATGCAGAAGTTGATCAGCCGGGAGTATCAGGACGAACGGGACCAGGAAATCATTTTCCTGCTGGACTGTGGCCGGCGTATGCGCGCGCGAGATGGCGAGCTGAGCCATTTCGACCACGCACTGAACGCGCTGCTGCTGTCTGCCTACGTGGCCATTCGCCAGGGCGATGCGGTTGGCCTGCAGTGTTTCGCCGGCACGCACAGCCGCCTGCCACCGGTGAAGGGCGAGGGTGGTATCAACCTGCTGCTAAACCACGTTTACGACATCCACTCCGGCACCGCACACAGTGATTACACCGCCGCCGCCGAACAGCTTTTGGCTCGTCAGCAGCGGCGCGCACTGGTCATCCTGCTGACCAATGTGCGGGACGAAGACAGCGAAGACCTGACCAGCGCCGTGCAACAGCTTTCCCGCCACCATCTGGTGATGGTGGCCTGCCTGCGGGAGCGCGCGCTGGATCAACTGCTGGAACAGCCGGTAGCGGATTTCGACAGCGCACTGCTGTACAGCGCGGGGCGCGACTTCAGTGCGTGCCGCGAGCGCCTGCTGCAGCAATTGCGCGCGCGCAACACCATTCTGGCGGACGCCCTGCCATCGGAGATGCATCTGTCGCTGGTGGAAGCCTACTGGCAATTGAAACGCAGCGGCCGCTTGTAG
- a CDS encoding stage II sporulation protein M gives MKQRDFEQRHQNLWLQLENTLAGYRKHAVVTTTQQADVDDLPASYRRLCQHLAVAKERQYTSQLIGRLNQLVMDCHQRLYRQEPVSRSRWLDYLFAGFPQALRQQARFVWLACALFLAPALVMGFGSYSNDALIYAVMSPEQVLQIESMYDPANRVLGRERGSDTDLQMFGFYIKNNIGIAFRTFAAGILFGLGSIFFLVFNGLFLGAIFGHITRVGFVSTFYPFVIGHGAFELTAIVFAGAAGLHLGHSLINPGNQRRRDSLRGAARESMKIMYGTFLMLVIAAFLEAFWSSSTQVSIAVKLAVGSFFWLLVISYCVFAGRSQRPSPAIAGGKP, from the coding sequence GTGAAGCAACGGGATTTCGAGCAGCGCCACCAAAACCTGTGGCTACAACTTGAAAATACACTCGCCGGCTACCGCAAGCATGCGGTGGTAACAACCACCCAGCAGGCGGACGTGGACGACCTGCCGGCCAGTTACCGGCGGCTGTGCCAGCACCTCGCAGTGGCGAAGGAGCGACAGTACACCAGCCAGCTGATAGGCCGCCTCAACCAGCTGGTGATGGACTGCCACCAGCGGCTCTATCGGCAGGAGCCGGTTTCCAGAAGCCGCTGGCTCGATTACCTGTTTGCCGGCTTTCCCCAGGCCCTGCGCCAGCAGGCGCGCTTCGTGTGGCTCGCCTGTGCGCTGTTTCTCGCCCCCGCACTGGTGATGGGCTTTGGCAGTTACTCGAACGACGCGCTGATTTACGCGGTGATGTCGCCGGAGCAGGTGCTGCAAATTGAATCCATGTACGACCCGGCCAACCGGGTGCTGGGGCGTGAACGCGGATCAGACACCGACCTGCAGATGTTCGGGTTCTATATCAAGAATAATATCGGTATCGCCTTCCGCACCTTTGCTGCAGGCATACTGTTCGGGCTGGGCTCCATCTTTTTCCTGGTGTTCAACGGATTATTTCTCGGTGCGATTTTCGGCCACATCACCCGCGTGGGATTTGTGTCCACCTTCTATCCGTTTGTTATCGGTCACGGCGCTTTCGAACTGACCGCCATTGTGTTTGCCGGCGCGGCCGGGCTGCACCTGGGGCACTCCCTGATCAACCCCGGCAATCAGCGCCGCCGGGATTCCCTGCGCGGGGCCGCGCGTGAGTCAATGAAAATAATGTACGGCACCTTCCTGATGCTGGTGATCGCCGCCTTCCTCGAAGCCTTCTGGTCGTCGAGCACCCAGGTGAGCATTGCGGTGAAGCTCGCGGTGGGGAGTTTTTTCTGGCTACTGGTCATCAGCTACTGCGTGTTTGCCGGGCGCTCTCAGCGACCCAGCCCCGCCATCGCTGGAGGTAAACCTTGA